A region from the Ictalurus punctatus breed USDA103 chromosome 25, Coco_2.0, whole genome shotgun sequence genome encodes:
- the prima1 gene encoding proline-rich membrane anchor 1: MRGCDHFALTLGFVPFLFSHCLLFSALLQHAHGEVQKSCSGTPAVHLDNTCHLPCHCRPYPLLPPPPPPPPPPRLFSPTVAPSSVSPPVKPWGREVEILVLGSVSCASVVFLFLTVFICYKAIKRKPLRKEENGTSRGEYAMSARCKQTAVETNNTGV, from the exons ATGCGCGGCTGCGATCATTTTGCGCTCACTTTGGGCTTCGtgcctttcctgttcagccaCTGCCTCCTGTTCTCTGCGCTACTGcag CACGCTCATGGAGAAGTGCAGAAGTCCTGCTCTGGAACCCCCGCTGTGCACCTGGACAACACCTGCCACCTGCCCTGTCACTGCAGACCATACCCACTGCTACCCCCACCTCCccctccaccacctccacccAGACTCTTCTCTCCTACAg TGGCGCCGTCCAGCGTGTCTCCTCCTGTGAAGCCCTGGGGACGAGAGGTGGAGATTTTGGTGCTGGGGTCGGTGAGCTGTGCATCCGTCGTCTTCCTTTTCCTCACGGTCTTCATCTGCTACAAGGCTATCAAGAG GAAACCGCTGAGGAAAGAGGAGAACGGCACCAGCCGAGGGGAATACGCCATGAGCGCTCGCTGCAAGCAGACGGCGGTGGAGACCAACAACACTGGAGTATAG